The following proteins come from a genomic window of Patescibacteria group bacterium:
- the holA gene encoding DNA polymerase III subunit delta, with product MIIFLYGEDTYRSNQKLTQIKAKFLKEVDSTSMNLTTLDGAKLKFEEFNQQVKASPFLARKRMIIIKNLISENKSKEIQKEVVELLNSTDQNAKDENILVFWESASHSKTKGKDALWTRLAKEKLAEEFEPLRPAQLNAWVKKEIETQGGKIDNQTIALLAATVGNDLWQMANEITKLTNYCQTKPITAADIENLVKAKFDDNIFNLVDALGNNNKKLAFKLMSDQFNLEADEMYLLSMLIRQFRILLEIKDLINEHPKITKDLIAKDLSIHPFVAQKALWQVKNFTFAKLKQIYQLLLDLDFKLKTSQSKPKVLFDLFIAQI from the coding sequence ATGATAATATTTTTATACGGTGAAGATACGTATAGATCAAATCAGAAACTCACCCAAATCAAAGCCAAGTTCCTCAAAGAAGTTGATAGTACTTCTATGAACTTAACCACCTTAGACGGTGCCAAGCTTAAATTTGAAGAATTTAACCAGCAGGTCAAAGCCAGCCCGTTTTTAGCGCGCAAAAGAATGATTATTATAAAAAATTTAATTTCTGAAAATAAATCCAAGGAAATCCAGAAAGAAGTGGTGGAACTTTTAAATTCAACTGACCAAAACGCTAAAGACGAAAATATCCTGGTTTTCTGGGAAAGCGCCAGCCATTCCAAAACCAAGGGCAAAGACGCGCTTTGGACACGACTAGCCAAAGAAAAACTGGCTGAAGAATTTGAGCCCTTAAGACCGGCCCAACTTAATGCCTGGGTCAAAAAAGAAATTGAAACGCAAGGAGGCAAAATTGATAACCAGACCATTGCTTTATTAGCCGCCACTGTCGGCAATGACCTCTGGCAAATGGCCAATGAGATTACTAAGCTCACAAATTATTGCCAAACCAAGCCGATTACCGCTGCTGACATTGAAAATCTGGTCAAAGCCAAATTTGATGACAATATTTTTAATTTGGTTGATGCCTTAGGCAATAATAATAAAAAACTGGCTTTTAAATTAATGTCAGACCAATTTAATTTGGAAGCTGACGAAATGTATTTGCTTTCCATGCTAATTCGCCAGTTTAGAATTTTACTGGAAATTAAAGATTTAATAAATGAGCATCCTAAAATTACCAAAGATTTAATTGCTAAAGATTTAAGCATTCATCCTTTTGTAGCTCAAAAAGCATTATGGCAGGTTAAAAATTTCACTTTTGCTAAGCTTAAACAAATTTACCAGCTCCTTTTAGACCTTGACTTTAAACTCAAAACCTCCCAATCAAAACCCAAGGTTCTTTTTGACCTCTTTATCGCCCAAATTTAA
- a CDS encoding response regulator, which produces MKILFVDDDEGVRISIPDFLKDLGHDVFATEDIELAMFMAGRFPFDALIIDFNMPVMNGIDLINALRNHESCSKCPAKVVLISDERPNNLPVNVKFFKKPFEIVDLEKILTEAG; this is translated from the coding sequence GTGAAAATTCTATTTGTTGATGATGATGAAGGGGTGAGGATTTCTATCCCAGATTTTTTAAAAGATTTGGGTCACGATGTTTTTGCAACAGAAGACATTGAGCTGGCTATGTTTATGGCCGGACGATTCCCATTTGACGCTCTGATCATAGATTTTAACATGCCTGTGATGAACGGCATTGACTTGATTAATGCGCTTAGAAATCATGAGTCTTGTTCAAAATGCCCGGCTAAAGTCGTATTAATTTCCGATGAGCGTCCTAATAATTTGCCGGTAAACGTGAAGTTTTTTAAAAAGCCGTTTGAGATCGTGGATCTGGAGAAAATTTTGACAGAGGCTGGATAA
- a CDS encoding response regulator has protein sequence MKILLVDDLERMRNAIKWLLRPKKDFEIVEAENGQQALEKLEQEKFDLLITDYQMPVMDGLNLIKHVLADPQFAGMRIILMSTHPREIFKLQEGVDYCDKNELDKLKDMVKKEAQ, from the coding sequence ATGAAAATATTGCTTGTAGATGATTTAGAGCGTATGCGCAACGCAATCAAGTGGCTTTTACGGCCTAAGAAAGATTTTGAAATTGTTGAGGCTGAAAATGGTCAGCAAGCCTTAGAGAAATTAGAGCAGGAAAAATTTGATTTGCTGATCACGGATTATCAGATGCCCGTTATGGACGGGCTCAACTTAATTAAACATGTGCTGGCAGATCCGCAATTTGCAGGAATGCGCATCATTCTGATGTCAACTCATCCACGCGAAATTTTTAAACTTCAGGAGGGAGTTGACTATTGCGATAAAAACGAATTGGATAAACTCAAAGACATGGTTAAAAAAGAGGCTCAATGA
- the rpsT gene encoding 30S ribosomal protein S20, translating into MPIKQQSKKSLRQSIKRSAHNLAIREDIKTLLKKIHKAIDKNEAKDKVEAMIKEAQKKLDKAAQKKIFKKNMVARKLSRLVKYHQKGGSAAKKEEKKSE; encoded by the coding sequence ATGCCAATTAAACAACAGTCAAAGAAATCCTTGCGCCAAAGTATAAAAAGATCAGCTCATAATTTGGCAATTCGCGAGGATATTAAAACCCTGCTCAAAAAAATCCATAAGGCCATTGATAAAAATGAAGCCAAAGACAAGGTTGAGGCCATGATTAAAGAGGCGCAGAAAAAGCTGGATAAAGCAGCGCAAAAAAAGATTTTTAAGAAAAACATGGTAGCTAGAAAATTATCCCGTTTGGTTAAATATCATCAGAAAGGCGGAAGCGCTGCAAAAAAAGAAGAGAAAAAATCAGAATAA
- a CDS encoding DNA recombination protein RmuC: protein MDLFSIIILLVIIAGFAAILFMLNKTSQGKKDDQSLVLLQNQINELNKVLGDGLNNTHKTIQEQHAQSSRIIQGVTEQLTKITETNKQVMGFAEQLQSLENILTNPKQRGILGEYFLETLLKNVLPPASYQMQYKFKNGEIVDAVIFVKDKVIPIDSKFSLENYNKIVEEKNPAEREKLEKLFKQDLKNRIDETSKYIRPSEKTMDFAFMFIPSEGIYYDLLINQVGAIKVNTRDLIEYAFKEKHVIITSPTSFFAYLQTVLQGLKALQIEKSAQEIREKVEDLQKHLLAYDEYLKKLGNNLGTTVNMYNSASKEFKKIDKDVTKITGKETKIELLEIDKPQT, encoded by the coding sequence ATGGATTTATTCTCAATCATAATTTTACTAGTCATTATAGCTGGTTTTGCAGCCATTCTTTTTATGCTGAACAAAACAAGTCAAGGGAAAAAAGATGACCAGTCTTTGGTTTTGCTGCAAAATCAGATAAATGAACTTAATAAAGTCTTGGGAGACGGGTTAAATAATACACACAAAACAATTCAGGAACAGCACGCGCAAAGTTCCAGAATAATTCAGGGTGTGACAGAGCAATTAACAAAGATTACGGAAACCAATAAACAGGTGATGGGTTTTGCCGAGCAATTGCAGAGTTTGGAAAATATTTTGACCAATCCCAAACAGCGCGGTATTTTAGGCGAATATTTTCTGGAAACATTGCTAAAAAATGTTTTGCCGCCGGCTTCTTACCAAATGCAATATAAATTTAAAAATGGGGAGATTGTTGATGCGGTAATTTTTGTTAAAGACAAGGTTATTCCCATTGACTCTAAATTTTCATTGGAAAATTATAATAAGATTGTGGAAGAAAAAAATCCAGCAGAACGCGAAAAATTAGAAAAACTTTTTAAGCAGGATTTGAAAAACAGGATTGACGAAACTTCCAAATATATCAGGCCAAGTGAGAAAACAATGGATTTTGCTTTTATGTTCATTCCATCCGAAGGAATTTACTACGATCTTTTGATTAACCAGGTCGGGGCGATTAAAGTTAATACGCGCGATTTAATTGAATATGCTTTTAAAGAAAAACACGTGATAATAACTTCACCAACTTCATTTTTTGCTTATCTGCAGACTGTTTTGCAAGGTTTAAAAGCTTTACAAATTGAAAAATCAGCCCAGGAAATCAGGGAAAAAGTTGAAGACTTGCAAAAGCATTTACTGGCTTATGATGAATATCTGAAAAAATTAGGCAACAATCTGGGCACAACAGTCAATATGTACAATTCTGCCTCCAAAGAGTTTAAAAAAATAGATAAGGATGTAACTAAAATTACAGGCAAGGAAACAAAAATTGAACTTTTAGAAATTGATAAACCGCAGACTTAA
- a CDS encoding arginine decarboxylase, pyruvoyl-dependent, producing the protein MVPSKMFFTKGVGVHKERLASFELALRDAGIEKCNLVYVSSIFPPNCQTITKDKGKELLNPGQITYCVMAKSETNEPNRLISASIGLAIPKDRTHYGYLSEHHSHGETCQKCGYYAEDLAATMLATTLGIQFDPDKAYDERKEEYLASGYIFRTSSITQSAEGNKDGLWTTVISSAVFLE; encoded by the coding sequence ATGGTACCAAGTAAAATGTTTTTTACAAAAGGCGTTGGAGTGCACAAAGAACGATTAGCATCCTTTGAATTAGCTTTACGCGATGCGGGTATTGAAAAATGTAATTTAGTTTATGTTTCCAGCATTTTCCCTCCAAATTGCCAAACTATAACTAAAGATAAAGGTAAAGAGTTATTAAATCCGGGACAAATTACATATTGTGTTATGGCAAAAAGTGAAACCAATGAACCAAATCGTTTGATTTCAGCTTCAATAGGCTTGGCAATTCCAAAAGATCGGACACATTATGGTTATTTATCAGAGCATCATTCACATGGAGAAACATGCCAAAAGTGCGGATATTATGCTGAAGATTTAGCCGCCACCATGTTAGCCACAACTTTAGGCATTCAATTTGATCCTGATAAAGCCTATGATGAAAGAAAAGAAGAGTATTTAGCCAGTGGTTATATTTTTAGAACATCAAGCATAACACAATCAGCTGAAGGCAATAAAGACGGGCTTTGGACAACAGTTATTTCTTCTGCAGTATTTTTGGAATAA
- a CDS encoding demethoxyubiquinone hydroxylase family protein — protein sequence MMSQIPINLDKSNKIEIDQEILRAGIIAELDAINLYEQMAAMTNNSEIKAILQDIAKEEKTHVGEFQAMLLKLDSEQVDELTAGKNEVEELIK from the coding sequence ATGATGTCACAAATTCCTATTAATTTAGACAAATCTAATAAAATTGAAATTGATCAGGAAATTTTAAGAGCAGGTATTATTGCCGAATTAGATGCAATTAATCTTTATGAACAGATGGCTGCCATGACCAACAATTCTGAAATCAAAGCCATCTTACAAGATATTGCTAAAGAGGAAAAAACACATGTTGGCGAATTTCAGGCCATGCTTTTAAAATTAGATTCTGAACAAGTTGATGAACTGACAGCTGGGAAAAACGAAGTTGAAGAATTAATTAAATAA
- the ychF gene encoding redox-regulated ATPase YchF: protein MSLSIAIVGLPNVGKSTIFNALTRQKVDAQNYPFCTINPNIGCVKVPDDRLDQLAVMSNSEKIIYSTIEFTDIAGLVRGAHKGEGLGNQFLSNIRECNVICHILRHFKDENVVHVEQKIDPKLDLEIINLELAMADLAQIQKKLDSIKNDLAFKDLTILLKKLQENLNNNILIKDIIFSDEEKISIKEYNFLTAKPCLYIINIAETDLKKEAPEILKEINLDLNPDEVILVCGKMEAELSTLSESEVKEYLNNLQIKQTGLEKMIIAGYKLLDLISMLTTGPKETRAWTLTQGTKAPQAAGKIHTDFEKGFARVEVIYWQDLLNIGNWIKAKEKGLIRMEGKDYVIKDGDTVIFHFSK, encoded by the coding sequence ATGTCATTATCCATTGCTATTGTTGGCCTACCCAATGTAGGCAAATCAACCATATTTAATGCCTTAACTCGCCAAAAGGTTGATGCTCAAAACTATCCATTTTGCACCATTAATCCTAATATTGGGTGTGTTAAGGTACCTGATGACCGGCTTGATCAACTTGCTGTCATGTCAAATTCAGAAAAGATTATTTATTCTACCATTGAATTTACAGATATTGCTGGATTGGTTAGAGGCGCACATAAAGGAGAAGGATTGGGCAACCAATTTTTATCTAACATTAGGGAATGTAATGTAATCTGTCATATTTTACGACACTTCAAAGATGAAAACGTTGTGCATGTTGAACAAAAAATTGACCCAAAATTAGATTTAGAGATTATAAACCTTGAGTTGGCCATGGCTGATTTAGCCCAAATCCAGAAAAAATTAGATTCAATTAAAAATGACCTTGCTTTTAAAGATTTAACTATTCTCCTTAAAAAGCTGCAAGAAAATTTGAATAATAATATCTTAATTAAAGATATTATATTTTCAGATGAAGAAAAAATTAGTATTAAAGAATATAATTTTTTAACTGCAAAACCATGTCTGTATATAATTAACATTGCTGAAACGGATTTAAAAAAAGAAGCGCCTGAAATTTTAAAAGAAATAAATTTAGATTTAAATCCTGATGAAGTTATTTTAGTTTGTGGTAAAATGGAAGCAGAATTATCAACTCTTAGTGAAAGTGAGGTCAAGGAATATTTAAATAACTTACAGATAAAACAAACCGGCTTGGAAAAAATGATAATTGCCGGTTATAAACTATTGGATCTAATTTCTATGTTAACCACGGGACCAAAAGAAACAAGAGCCTGGACATTGACTCAAGGCACAAAAGCGCCACAGGCTGCTGGTAAAATTCATACTGATTTTGAAAAAGGCTTTGCTAGAGTGGAAGTTATTTATTGGCAAGATCTGCTAAATATCGGCAACTGGATAAAAGCTAAAGAAAAAGGTCTTATCAGGATGGAGGGTAAAGACTATGTGATTAAAGATGGGGATACTGTTATTTTTCATTTTTCTAAATAG
- a CDS encoding methyltransferase domain-containing protein: MQYYFILGKNPILSKAEIEAVLEFEEFRIKNIEFGEKVLIIETEKELDVNWLNNRLGGTVKIGKILDTISSLEKFEEKFFDLIKFGEGKVFFGFSLYLLDKKVSLQKLQKKLIPVAMEIKRILREEKNVNSRYVVSKEMELSSVIVKKNKLLQNGAEICFLIKDTEILVGQTLAVQAFEEFGARDFTRPGRDQVSGMLPPKLARIMINLAQIKEDAQILDPFCGSGTILQEALILGYKNLIGSDKSEKAIKDTKENLNWLKEKYQLNTNNVQVFSLPVEKLTQKIKPNSIDAIITEPFLGPPIKGNESLSQIETIIKVLDSLYLKAFKELKEILRKQGKIVIIFPVFHLRNVNTKLDIINKIEQIGFKKLNKEELMYFRANQLIWRDIIILEKI; the protein is encoded by the coding sequence ATGCAATACTATTTTATCCTAGGCAAAAATCCAATCCTCTCCAAGGCGGAAATTGAAGCTGTTTTGGAATTTGAAGAATTTAGAATTAAGAATATAGAATTTGGAGAAAAAGTCTTGATTATTGAAACAGAAAAGGAATTAGATGTCAACTGGCTTAATAACCGTTTGGGAGGAACAGTTAAGATTGGGAAAATTTTAGACACGATTTCTTCTTTAGAAAAATTTGAAGAAAAGTTTTTTGATTTAATTAAATTTGGCGAAGGCAAAGTATTTTTCGGCTTTAGCCTATACTTGCTAGACAAAAAAGTGTCTTTGCAAAAGCTACAAAAGAAATTAATTCCGGTAGCAATGGAAATAAAAAGAATTTTACGCGAAGAGAAAAATGTTAATTCTAGATATGTTGTTTCTAAAGAAATGGAATTATCATCGGTTATAGTCAAAAAAAATAAATTACTTCAGAATGGAGCGGAAATTTGTTTTTTAATTAAGGATACTGAAATTTTGGTTGGGCAAACTTTGGCTGTCCAGGCGTTTGAAGAATTCGGGGCCAGGGATTTTACCAGGCCTGGCCGCGATCAGGTCTCTGGCATGTTGCCTCCTAAGCTAGCGAGGATAATGATTAATCTGGCGCAAATAAAAGAAGATGCGCAAATTTTAGATCCTTTTTGCGGCTCTGGCACTATTTTGCAGGAGGCCTTAATTTTGGGGTATAAAAATCTGATAGGCAGTGATAAAAGTGAAAAAGCGATTAAGGATACGAAAGAAAATCTTAACTGGCTTAAAGAAAAATATCAGCTGAACACCAATAATGTTCAGGTTTTTAGCCTGCCAGTTGAGAAATTAACTCAAAAAATAAAACCAAATTCCATAGATGCAATTATTACCGAGCCATTTTTAGGGCCGCCAATTAAAGGCAATGAAAGCTTAAGCCAAATTGAAACAATTATAAAGGTGTTAGATTCGCTGTATTTAAAGGCTTTTAAGGAACTTAAAGAAATCCTTAGAAAACAAGGCAAAATAGTGATTATTTTCCCAGTATTTCATCTTAGAAATGTAAATACAAAGCTTGATATTATAAATAAAATAGAACAAATAGGATTTAAAAAATTAAATAAGGAAGAATTAATGTACTTTAGAGCCAACCAATTAATTTGGCGGGATATAATTATTCTAGAAAAAATTTAA
- a CDS encoding DUF4202 family protein has product MNKFDFVLEEIKTLTKNATDKTEYDHSQSVWQWVLKLKPDADIALQIAALGHDIDRSFEDYRKMKAKFSTYDEYKKEHALLSAKIMCDILKKHNFDETTIDKVRHLIENHEIGGEGDVEILMEADSITFFNDLPHYRQTHTQEETTDKIKFMYDRLNDKAKSMVNQIDFKNAESAKLFKEAINSK; this is encoded by the coding sequence ATGAATAAATTTGATTTTGTCTTAGAGGAAATTAAAACGCTTACTAAAAATGCAACGGACAAAACTGAGTACGATCATTCGCAGTCGGTTTGGCAGTGGGTTCTAAAACTTAAACCAGATGCGGACATTGCACTTCAAATCGCCGCCCTAGGCCATGATATCGATAGAAGTTTTGAAGACTACCGAAAAATGAAGGCAAAATTTTCGACTTATGATGAATATAAAAAAGAGCACGCCTTATTATCCGCCAAAATAATGTGTGATATACTAAAAAAACATAATTTTGACGAAACCACGATAGACAAGGTTAGGCACTTGATTGAAAATCACGAAATTGGCGGCGAGGGCGATGTTGAAATATTAATGGAAGCTGACAGTATCACGTTTTTTAACGATTTGCCACATTATCGCCAGACACATACTCAAGAAGAGACGACAGACAAAATCAAATTTATGTACGATAGATTGAACGACAAAGCAAAATCAATGGTTAATCAGATAGATTTCAAAAATGCAGAATCCGCAAAATTATTTAAGGAAGCGATAAATAGTAAATGA
- a CDS encoding Fic family protein has product MFNPQYKLTNKILTNITAIAEAKGIIERAKILPQKEIKLRRQAIIRMTHHSTEIEGNQLNMGQVEALYAKKKVDAPDRDVYEVKNYLNALKYIEKIAADKKPISEKVILKIHKLVTDKTLAPQFSGRYRPGPIYVVRRQFGVPQETLYTGPEAKQVPKLMADFTAWLKDSEAKEINPVIVAGIAHLELAAIHPFNDGNGRTARALATLMLYQRGYDFRRLFALEDYYNTNRQAYYKAINVGKTYDERRTDITSWLEYFIKGFKKEIDEVKNRILPLSNRHIDGKIKSQIYLTPEQLKIIDFLDQVGRIAVKDVEDVLSCPRRSAQLQLQKLKKIKMIKATGKGKNTAYIAN; this is encoded by the coding sequence ATGTTCAATCCGCAGTACAAGCTAACAAATAAAATTTTAACGAATATTACTGCCATTGCCGAGGCCAAAGGTATTATTGAACGTGCCAAAATTTTACCCCAAAAAGAAATAAAATTGCGCCGGCAAGCCATTATCCGCATGACCCACCACTCTACCGAGATTGAGGGCAATCAATTAAACATGGGGCAGGTAGAAGCGCTTTATGCTAAAAAAAAAGTAGATGCGCCGGATCGGGATGTTTATGAAGTTAAAAATTATTTAAACGCTCTAAAATACATAGAAAAAATTGCAGCTGATAAAAAACCGATATCTGAAAAAGTGATTTTAAAAATTCATAAATTAGTAACGGATAAAACCTTGGCTCCGCAATTTTCCGGCCGCTACCGACCAGGGCCAATTTATGTGGTGCGACGGCAGTTCGGCGTACCGCAAGAAACCCTATATACCGGGCCGGAAGCCAAACAGGTGCCAAAACTCATGGCTGATTTTACTGCTTGGCTTAAAGATAGCGAAGCAAAAGAAATAAATCCGGTGATTGTGGCCGGGATTGCCCATTTGGAACTGGCTGCTATTCATCCGTTTAATGATGGCAATGGCCGTACCGCTCGCGCCTTGGCCACGCTAATGCTTTATCAAAGAGGATATGACTTCCGTCGCTTATTTGCTTTGGAAGATTATTATAATACCAATAGACAAGCGTATTATAAAGCCATTAACGTGGGAAAAACGTATGACGAGCGGCGCACGGATATTACTTCGTGGCTCGAATATTTTATCAAAGGATTTAAAAAGGAAATTGATGAGGTGAAAAATAGGATTTTGCCATTATCCAACCGTCATATTGATGGAAAAATCAAGTCGCAAATTTACCTTACCCCTGAACAACTAAAAATTATTGATTTTTTGGATCAAGTCGGCCGTATTGCCGTCAAGGATGTAGAGGATGTTTTATCCTGCCCGCGCAGATCGGCACAATTGCAATTACAAAAATTGAAAAAGATCAAGATGATTAAGGCAACAGGTAAAGGAAAAAATACTGCTTATATTGCCAATTAA
- a CDS encoding radical SAM protein: MLNIEKELGRNDIIGIDEAFPGEAETKNKIRRLIENDISEGKITALLFTLLLYNSERTLKYIEELKHVFGEKIKIIIGGQLVPLAREAYLKNKNIDAVCVGDAEKILPELLRDLEVGNLKGEYAGWVMNEKEKKFSGVSFDHFWQIKERMETQKKEVGFSQLTIQGPGGPGCAWAISSMKGPCSFCSLQNVEVKSEMTIEEYLENERVLEQQFHPDRFYDVANQFIPSVSPHEKVEWLKKYIEIRKAKGIKAEKYAYLTVPSVDAEVAELLKEAGISEVYLGIDHFSEEALKQENKSFRKRETLEKCLNALKSNGISFRAGIVLGSAEESLETLESVRNGVRWMTENYRDIIKAVGIFPIEMLPGSKDFEKMREAGLCPGLFVKFDESGYLSRDEQREMTNSWIDSHSNVSAKEVREFETEMFDYLKSEGVFGYSVDRKPEQANEFKGVEGKLK, encoded by the coding sequence TTGCTTAATATTGAAAAGGAATTAGGGCGAAATGACATCATTGGAATTGATGAAGCATTTCCTGGCGAAGCTGAAACAAAAAATAAAATCAGAAGATTAATCGAAAACGATATAAGTGAAGGGAAAATTACCGCTCTACTTTTCACTTTATTACTTTACAATTCTGAACGCACGCTAAAATATATTGAAGAATTAAAACATGTATTCGGCGAAAAGATAAAAATTATAATCGGCGGGCAGCTCGTCCCATTGGCGCGCGAAGCATATTTGAAAAATAAAAATATTGATGCGGTTTGTGTGGGCGACGCCGAGAAAATCCTGCCAGAATTATTAAGAGATTTAGAAGTTGGAAATTTAAAAGGAGAATATGCGGGCTGGGTTATGAATGAAAAAGAGAAAAAGTTTTCTGGCGTTTCATTTGATCATTTTTGGCAAATAAAAGAACGAATGGAGACGCAAAAAAAGGAAGTTGGATTTTCTCAGCTTACTATTCAGGGGCCTGGTGGTCCAGGATGCGCTTGGGCAATTTCTAGCATGAAAGGGCCATGCTCATTTTGCTCTTTGCAAAATGTTGAGGTGAAAAGCGAAATGACAATTGAGGAATATTTGGAAAACGAGAGAGTTCTTGAGCAACAATTTCATCCCGACCGTTTTTATGATGTTGCCAATCAATTTATACCATCTGTAAGTCCACATGAAAAAGTTGAATGGCTCAAAAAATATATTGAAATAAGAAAAGCCAAAGGCATAAAAGCTGAAAAATATGCTTATCTAACAGTTCCATCGGTCGATGCTGAAGTTGCTGAATTATTAAAAGAAGCTGGAATTTCAGAAGTGTATTTGGGAATCGACCATTTTAGCGAAGAGGCATTAAAGCAAGAAAATAAGTCATTTCGCAAAAGAGAGACTTTGGAAAAATGTCTAAATGCGCTCAAATCAAATGGAATAAGTTTTAGAGCAGGAATTGTTTTAGGCTCTGCCGAAGAAAGCTTGGAAACTTTAGAATCTGTACGAAATGGAGTAAGATGGATGACAGAAAACTATAGGGATATAATAAAAGCAGTTGGAATTTTTCCAATTGAAATGCTACCAGGCTCGAAAGATTTTGAAAAAATGCGAGAAGCTGGACTTTGTCCTGGATTATTTGTGAAATTTGATGAAAGTGGATACTTATCACGAGATGAGCAAAGAGAAATGACAAATAGCTGGATTGATAGCCATAGCAATGTTTCAGCAAAAGAAGTTAGAGAATTTGAAACAGAAATGTTTGATTATCTAAAAAGCGAAGGTGTGTTTGGTTATAGTGTAGACAGGAAACCAGAGCAGGCCAATGAATTTAAAGGGGTTGAGGGAAAATTAAAATAA
- a CDS encoding histidine phosphatase family protein yields MKTLIIVRHGDYYGPHLSDCGRNQMKALGEKLQAIINGSSVLLFTSIAGRAKESAEVLGTVLGIGFEEHEILWSECDHREDLPGTLKLVRSRKDEADVLILVTHYEYVDEFPSYFAIQELGVQLRSKLIGKGEACVLDCQQKTLEHVC; encoded by the coding sequence ATGAAAACGCTTATAATTGTAAGACATGGAGACTATTATGGTCCTCATCTCAGCGATTGTGGTCGTAATCAAATGAAAGCGCTCGGTGAGAAATTACAGGCAATTATAAATGGATCGTCCGTGCTTCTTTTCACCTCAATCGCTGGGCGCGCCAAAGAGAGCGCAGAAGTTCTTGGTACAGTTCTCGGCATTGGTTTTGAAGAGCACGAGATTCTGTGGTCTGAATGCGACCATCGGGAAGACTTGCCTGGCACGCTCAAGCTTGTTCGTTCTCGCAAAGACGAGGCTGATGTGCTTATTCTAGTTACTCACTACGAATATGTTGACGAGTTCCCATCATATTTTGCCATTCAGGAATTGGGAGTTCAACTGCGTTCTAAACTGATCGGCAAAGGCGAGGCGTGCGTACTTGACTGTCAACAAAAAACGCTGGAACATGTCTGCTAA
- the rpsF gene encoding 30S ribosomal protein S6: MTDEQQDEKLSPRLDHYELLYILPMSYTAEELKPIVEKVASLIKENEGTITKDDDLGKQKLSYTIKHNSHAYYLLYEFDLPKANLQKLNRALSLSNEVLRFIIVKKKIKTEAEIIKEKESQERLAKRKEKEIEKMKAAKEEVKEKPKKETGKEKISLEDLDKKLDEILDTNKL, from the coding sequence ATGACCGACGAACAACAAGACGAAAAACTTTCACCAAGACTAGATCATTATGAATTGCTTTACATTCTCCCCATGTCTTACACGGCTGAGGAATTAAAGCCGATTGTAGAAAAAGTCGCCTCCTTGATCAAAGAAAATGAAGGCACCATTACCAAAGATGACGATTTAGGCAAGCAAAAATTATCTTACACCATAAAACACAATAGCCATGCTTATTATCTGCTTTATGAATTTGATTTGCCTAAAGCAAACTTACAAAAACTTAACCGCGCGCTTAGTCTGAGCAACGAAGTTTTGAGATTTATTATTGTTAAGAAAAAAATCAAAACAGAAGCGGAAATTATCAAAGAAAAAGAATCTCAGGAAAGATTAGCTAAGAGAAAAGAAAAAGAAATAGAAAAAATGAAAGCTGCCAAAGAAGAGGTTAAAGAAAAACCAAAGAAAGAAACCGGCAAAGAAAAAATCAGCCTTGAAGACCTGGATAAAAAGCTTGATGAGATCCTTGACACAAATAAACTATAA